From the Triticum urartu cultivar G1812 chromosome 4, Tu2.1, whole genome shotgun sequence genome, the window AATAAATTCTACTACCTCTGTCTGGGGTTTATTAGTCATCATCATATTTTGGATCAAAATTTTACCAGATATAGTATTTGGCTatcaaaatgttaatgcatgtcaccagAAATTATATTGTTTGATTCGTGTTTGAACGTAAATTTTGAGTGCTATTACTTTTGTTATGTATAACTTGTATTTTTATTACTTCCtatgttcacttttataagaccttgaagacatttcagacaatgtgcaaaacagacTATTTTGAGTTGTCTGAaatgacttacaaaagtgaacggagaGAGTAGTTAAAATCATGATCTAAACTACGAGGGGTCTAGTAAACTAGGACGGAGGTAGTTATAGATCTAATCCCTTTCAGCTCCGTCGGCCAGCCCACGGAATCTCCTCCCCTCTGCCTGACGCTCTGGCGTGCCTTGGTTCTGGCTTTTGGTTTAGGTTAGCTTATTTTCTTGCAAGGGCGATGTTCAGGCAAATGGTGGCGTCTCACCTTCAAGTTAGTCTTTCGGGTTCCGATCCTTCTCGAGGTTGTCCGTCAAAACAGATTTGATGGAGCTTCGACGTAGTTTTCTGTCGTCTCTTTGGAGCGGTGAGGTTAGTATATCGCCTTGCATTCACGATGACGACATATGCTGTAAGGCGCTCCAGAACGATTCAAGGGTTCAACAACAACGACTGCGGCTCCAGGACGTTGGGACATGTCACATGTGCACGAAGACTTTTTGGCTGTCATCGACAAGGCCATAGTTTAGGAAAATGTGGACCCAAAAAGCTCTTCAACAATTTCATAAACATGTAAAAAAGATTATAGGATCCCGTATAATCTTGGCAACTTCTCCTGTATAATCTTCGAAACTTCTCCTCTATAAAATTTACGGGATTCAGTACAATCTCCAAAACTTCCCCTTCATCTACAGGAACATGGCGGGACGCCCCTGGTTTTTCTATTTCGCATTTTTGCcttttgtttttccttttctcTTCTTTAAAATAATCTAGGATTTCAGAAAAGTTCCAAACTATTAAAAATGGTAATTTAAAAAATATATTTGAGAAATCATGAAATTTTTGTGAATTCAACAAATGTAATGATTTTGAAAATAATGGGAAAATCATAAAATGTTCATAGattcaaaaaaatgtttgtgtttttTTGCATATTTGAAAAATGATCATGAATTTGGAAAATGTTTGTGAgttcaaaaattgttcatgaaTTTTTGAAAATGTTCACAAGTTCAGATTTTTTTCAGAATTTCCAGGAAAGTTCATTGATTAAAAAAATTGTTCTTCATAAAAACATAAAAATATTTGTCAATTTTTAAtaattgtttccatattaaaaaAAATTCACGAGTTTCAGAAAAATGTTTACAATTTCAAAAATTATTCATGAATTTGTATGTTTTTTGGTGAATTCGAAAACTGTACATGATTCGTAAAAAAAATCTCGCCGCATGTTTATTCATTTTTTCTAGGGCTTGTTGAGTTGTTCCCTCACCACAACCCCTTTGGACCAGTTTGTgctatgtatgtgtgtgtgtgtgtgcggtGAGAACCTTGTTGGACCTTGTGGGCGAAAGTCTTTTCCGGTAAATCTTCATGAATTTAAAAAACGTCCATGTTATCATAAATAATGTTTGAGAATTCTAAAACTGTTCATGATTTGAAAAAATACTCACAAATTCATAAGATATACACAAAatgaataaaaaataaaataaataaaagaagaaaaaacTAACATGAAATAAAACGAAAATactaaaagaaagaaagaaggaatatgaaaaaaaaaggagaaaacGAAGATGAAAAGGCAGAAAACCCACGAAAGAAAGCACAAAAGAAGGGTCTCTAAAACCATCCCAAAACCGAAAAGCTAGTTGGACCGGCTACGCAACGAAGGAGGCGAGGGTACTCGTTTGGTGGTGGCTGGCCTATTTGACGCATGCACGCGTTTTTTTCTGCGGGTTGTTTtgatttggtttttctttttttccttctttcgtttttctttttcttctttgagATTTTGGttccctttttttcttctccacatgtattaatttttatttttgtttttgcaaTATAGAGTGAACATTTGTCTAATATACGATGAACATTATTTCAAATATGGCGAACATTTTACGTTTTTTGTGTACATTGATCACTTTTTAATGTacggtgaacttttttcaattaTAAGGAACATTTTAATAACACACCAAACATATTTTATTATACATTGAACTTTTTATATACACCAAACATAAAATAACACATACGTAACAAATTTTGTTTAAAAtacttttttctattttttaatAGGTTATAAAAATATCTAGCTCCTAAAAAACATCAACCGGGTTTTTAAGCTAAGACTCCCCTGTTTGACGCCCACGGGCGTCATACATAAGCTCTCGTCCGAGAGCAGTGTCTGAAAGTAGACCATAAATCGCCCACAAAAACTTTTCGAGCAATTCATACAAAAGGATTCCTAAGAAATTATTTTGGTTCAAAAAGCAAATTTCGGTCTATTTGATGGTACGGCGGCACGATGGTGGTGGTTCGACTAACTCAAAACTAACATAGCCTCTATCAGGAAGTCACTGACGCCGTGCATTCATATCACGCGCGGTTACTTGGGGTCGGATAGTTTCTGCTTCTTTCTAGGGCGTGATACGTACAGCTCGTTTGTTCTCACATTTTCTTGCGGCCCACTACTTCTTTGCCTTCTTCTGCAAACAGAGCAGATTCACAATCATGAGAAGACCATCCTACTTTCTTCAGtatacagcagcagcagcccaCACTCGAAAATAGGTTAAGGCCTCCTTtggaggaatttcataggaattctagaggataggatttcttataggattttttcctttagagccctttggttcataggaatggattcttattcctacataggattggttcctatcctccacattttataggaaaataaaaatgagcctagatttaggcctcttttggttcataggataggattatcataggaataggaattttgtaggaaatgagatggcatgtatctcaaatcctatgagtaggaataggaaacgagatgtcatttggttgacaccaaaggaatttttccattgagtctaggctcatttttattttcctatgaaatgtggaggataggaaccaatcctatgtaggaataggaatctattcctatgaaccaaagggctctaaaggaaaaaatcctataagaatcATATCCTCTaaaattcctatgaaattcctccaaaccaaaggaggcctcaatggaaaaattcctttggtgtcaaccaaatgacatctcgtttcctattcctacttataggatttgagatacatgtcatctcattttctacaaaattcctattcctacgataatcctatcctatgaaccaaaagaggcctaaAAATGGTTGGACAAGATTTTGTAGCAAAGGTAGAACGAAAGTGGTGCTACCTTTGAGGGCATGGCCACCATATCAGCAACCTCGTTATCGCCACTGGTGGCCATGGCAGACTCAGATGAACCTGCAGTGCTCCCCTGAAACAAAAACAACCAGTGCTTAGTAACTAATACTACAAGAAAAGGTGGATCATACTGACAGAAAGAAAACACAAAAGGGAAACCTAACCTTTGGGGGAATAAATGCAGCTTCTCTCGTTCTTTTGTTTCCATCCACTTTCTTCGATTGCTTGTCCGGCTTCTCTTGAAGTTTCTTTGTCGACTTCTTTTTATCACTTAGAGAATGCTTGCCATTCTCAAGTTCAATACCAGTCTACAGTATACATAATGACAAGATATTATTAATCAAACAGTAGGTAAAGAAGCCAACATTTTCAGTTGCAACTGCTACAATACAATACCCACACAGTACAAGGAAAAATCTACATAGCACGTGGGTTGTTGATTCTACTAATTCAAGTAGCACGTTGTGAACTGCACTGATCTTAGAAATTAACATGGAATGAATTATATGGTCAGCTGCACTGCTGTAGGATGGCCAGCTCGAATGAAATCATGAAGACTGCTAACCACCATAGCAGTTCATGAATTGGTGAAAAATCAGCATACCAAAAACTGTAAAACAACTGCAATAGCATGCTCTAGAAACCAAAAATAGATTGAGTCACACCTTGCTAGGCTGCTGTGGAGATGGAAAGGGTGTGTACGGCTTCTTCAGTTTGATATTCTCCCTAGAAAACAGCAAGCAACGCGCAGGCATAAGACGCAACACCAACTTTTCAGTATGAAATACGGTGCAAAATTCCTTACTTCTCATACTCTGGTAGAATCCTGCCCCAGCTTTCATTAGTCAGGGCAGGTGTTTTAGCCGGCTCACGTTCTTTTTTGAGTTCCTGATTAGTTAACAAAAACTGGTAAGTAATTTTAGGCAACAGGCATACACcttataacaaaacacatgtggTAAAACCAAATCAGTCACCTGAATGTGATCCAGTGGACCCTTTATGTTATTCATGCAATCCTCTGCAATCTTTCTGACTTGTTTTAGTCCCCTTCCGTCGAGGGAACCCATGGCAGCAACAGTATTTCCCTTTCATGATAGTCAATATTTAAGCATAAAGAGTAAAAGGTAGTACACCTATAAATCTGTACTGTAACTTTGATGAAGTACTAAGGTTGAAATTATGGAAAAACCTGAACTAAGATGTAGCAGCCAGTCAAATTCTCTATGGCCTGTAGTGCACAAAACAAACATGTGAACACAGGAGTACATTAAAGGAGACACAACCACAGGACAAGAACCATATGAGAGTGATACCTTAAGGGTAGACATATTAGGTCCTAACAGACGCTCTCTCCGTTCAGAAAACCTTTTCTGTACATGGCACATTATTATTGGACTGAGTAAAAGCTAAATTCATCAAGAGCGGCAAAAGAGAATGATCTAAGGCGTAATTTAAGAAATCACCATAATCTAAATCACACTAAAAACAGAAatattactccctccatcccataatgtAAAAAGTTTTCGCAAACTATGTTAGCttgcaaaaacatcttatattattggacggagggagtagattgTAGAATACAAAACGAGTATTTTTATATTTGGATTCATGAAACTGTTATCGAGGAAACAGAGTATACAACACATGCAATTATGCAACTAGGTGGAACACAGCATTATCTCCAGTAAATCTATAAAATGTGAGAGCATATGTGAAAAAGACAACACTGACCTTGTAAATTACCCTAAGTAATGTAATTTAGGGGTGTCATCATAAAAATGGACAAAACAAAGTAAAAAATAAATACAACACACAGTGCATATAAGAGATGAAAAACTTCCTAACACAATTAcattgtactccctctgttcaaaAATATTAGATTGTAGAATATCTTATAATAGTGAATGGAAGGAGTAGTAGGTAATTCTGAAACAACAAAATGCAATTAAGCATCCAGAGTCAGGAGAAAAGGGAATAGCTAAAGGTTATCTAATGTCTAATATATAATTATTTGATTAGTTCTACAACCTACTTTGACAATTAAAAATTTCTTTACATTGTTCTTCTTGTTGAAATATTTGATAGCTAGCAGAGAACCACAGCAGCAATAATCATGGTAAAGTCAAAGCATTCTGTGCAACTGCACAGAGCTGAAGTTCAAGAATGAAAGAGCCTTACCCTATTCCGTACGAGGTCACCAATCTTAATAATATCGCAGGTCATATCATCATTGAGTATTTTAATCGCCTGCAAAAAATTAGTACAGGTTTAATTTGGGATGAACAACTCCCGGAAAAAATATGATCAAGGTGTCGGTGTCAGGGACTCTAGAATAAGAATGGCACATTTAATACATATAAGGGAATGCTCTTTTTTTCATTATAGGGTACTCAAATTCTCATCCGTTAGATATTTGCCGAATGATGCCACCCGCGAGTTAAACAAAAACCTCCATAATACATATATACATTGACACATGTCAGACAGAGTTGCACAGAAGCTGAAGGGCTCGATCGATGAGCAACAAAGGATA encodes:
- the LOC125554898 gene encoding KRR1 small subunit processome component homolog, which gives rise to MASEGGTNAAAAATEEENQRRKGKPWDEDGPGSTDRLKAEKLEPSPNEGPLLETTSFSTTFAKDREESLLEAWPVVKGALKEQGVSCKLSLSEGSMTVSTTRKTRDPYIVVKARDLTRLLSRSVPVHQAIKILNDDMTCDIIKIGDLVRNRKRFSERRERLLGPNMSTLKAIENLTGCYILVQGNTVAAMGSLDGRGLKQVRKIAEDCMNNIKGPLDHIQELKKEREPAKTPALTNESWGRILPEYEKENIKLKKPYTPFPSPQQPSKTGIELENGKHSLSDKKKSTKKLQEKPDKQSKKVDGNKRTREAAFIPPKGSTAGSSESAMATSGDNEVADMVAMPSKAGAWAPFVSGSGQLRHGLTGEADPGACGEAGRSGARQQQWRERDSVRRGDSGERWRTPAKAAARGWGAGESGTGERL